The sequence below is a genomic window from Pygocentrus nattereri isolate fPygNat1 chromosome 16, fPygNat1.pri, whole genome shotgun sequence.
ATCACGTCAGGTCCGGACAGAAGTTAGAGACACACAGATTATGTGAAGGGGTTTTAATAAACAGTCCTAGTCAGCAACAGCAAAAAGATCAAGTAATAAGGGGGAATACCAAAACACGGAGTGGAAAACAGGCAAAGGTCAATACATGGAAATACTATCAGACAAGGAACGCTTCGTAATGCCGGGAGCTCATCAAAAAGGGttatttgcattatgaaagTGATGGagactgtgtatgtatgtgctgtTGCTGGTTCAACATAGACCCATATTAAAGAGGGTAAACCCATTTTcacaaaaggttctatatagaaccattaacagcAGATtgtccatcaatatgaagaacctttcacaatgcaaaaaagaaagcaaagggTCATTTGAGtcttcatgattctatatagaactcatttGTTTACTGAAGAgcctctgaagaaccatctttttaaagagtgtatgaGGTACTATGGTTCTAGTCCCAAACGCAGTGCCTACTAAGGTTCCTTTGTTGGCCAACGAGAGAGAACCCTTTGAAGGCAGTGACGTAGACAGCTGCCTCCAGAATGGAACAGACtgagagttttgttttttcctgctcCAGAGGGAGCCAGTGCTGTACAATAGAAGTGTGGTTCAGACTCGTTGGGTGAAATGTCTTAGCAGCTTCCTCTGGTAAGGCAGGGTTGGGCATTTGGATTAAGTGTGTAGGCCAGGCTGACACCTACAGCAAACGTGCAGCCTGCAGCTATAGAAGCAGGAGAAAAGTTCAGAGGTTACTCTACAGTGCAACTTTGGTATTCCACAACTTCATCATGCGCTTCATAAATGCCGCTGTAGTTACAGAGCGTGATGAGAAAGCGAGCCTATTGCATCACACATCAGAAGACATGGCCTATTTCTGTGGTCTCACTGCAGTGGACGTACATCTCATTGGTTGGACATGTGTCCAGTACCATACCTGACAACACTTGATATATATGTGCTGCGATTAGATTGGTCAATACGGTCCCATCAAATTAAAGCCAGGTGTATTGATTTCTTCCTGAACTGCAGTAAAACGAGTGGTCCAGGTACAGACCATAGCCTAATACCACAGAGGAATCTCCCGAATGGTGTTTCAGTGCCCTGAGGAGTTAAAACTAGGAGACAGCGTGTTTTGTAGAGCTTGTAGGGGTGCTGTGAAGATTGTTTGTGCTGGTTCAAATTGAGAACACTTGGCAAAAAAGCTTATTATAGAACCCTCATTTAGTGAGGCACGATTAGCTTGTGGGGCATTGGCCCATAAATTAACCCTCATGTTGCTGATCCTGTGGCCCCGTGCTGAGTTTGTGGTATAGTGTGTGGTGTATGATAATATATCTGGAAGTGTTTGACTATTTGACCGAGAGAACTCCAGAAAGCTCATCAATGCTGCTCAGTACCATTATATTGGATTCAGTGGAAACTGGGTGGTGCAGGTACGCTGTCtgtcacatcctctacaggtgCTGTTTCTTAGGAAGAAGATTCTGTGGAGACCTTCAAAGGTCTGAAGGCCACCTTCATCCTCTCAGCAGAACGTGCACCATGACACATCAGTGTGTTCTTCACATGATCTCTGAAGTCATCTGAGATGAAATAATACACAAATGGGTCCAGACAGCTGTTCAGGCTGGACAGGCACAGTGTGATGATGTACAAGCCATGAGTGTCGTTCTCGATTCCTCGAGCCAGCAGAGAGAAATGCACCATCAGCGTGATGTTACTGGGAGTGAAGCAGACCAGGAACATCACCAGAGCAATGACCATCAGGATTAAAGCCTTCCTTTTCTTCTTGTTGCCACTGGTCTTTGTAAAAGAGCTCCTGAGGGACTTGAATATGAGGAAATATGCCACCGTGCACACCACACACGGAACTACATATCCCACAATGCCCATAGTGAGGAAATACCCAACAGGGAAGTGTGTTTGGTTTGGGAAAGTGACGTCATGGCAGGTGGTTGTGTTGAGATTGGTGACTTTAACGGTCTGGTCATACAGGTATAGCGGTACAGTGAGGACCCAGACTACaatccacacacaaacacacacacacactgttacacGGCTACTCAGTTTCTGAGAAAGTGGGTGGACAATCGCCCAGTAGCGCTGGACGCTGATGCAGGCTATGAAGATAGCGGAGCAGTACATATTCCCATAGAAAAAACCCCACTAGGACTTTACACAGCGGCTCCCCGAAGGTCCAGTCATTGCCGTTGAAGTGGTAGGTGATCTTCAGTGGGAGCCACACGATGAAGAGCAGGTCAGCCAGCGCTA
It includes:
- the LOC108415587 gene encoding proteinase-activated receptor 2-like → MYCSAIFIACISVQRYWAIVHPLSQKLSSRVTVCVCVCVWIVVWVLTVPLYLYDQTVKVTNLNTTTCHDVTFPNQTHFPVGYFLTMGIVGYVVPCVVCTVAYFLIFKSLRSSFTKTSGNKKKRKALILMVIALVMFLVCFTPSNITLMVHFSLLARGIENDTHGLYIITLCLSSLNSCLDPFVYYFISDDFRDHVKNTLMCHGARSAERMKVAFRPLKVSTESSS